The stretch of DNA GGCAAGCCTGTCATGGGTCTTTATCTTGTAGCTCAGCGTACCGAGGTTGCTCCAAAGGGGCGGTTCGGTGTTGGCATAGTCAGAAGCCGCCACGGCTGCCGCCGGAAGGTGCCCGGCCTCTCCGTGACCATGGGTATGACCGGGATGGCCTTCGGCAAGCACATTGACGCTGGCTGCCAGCAACGCGGCGAGTAGCGGTACGTTTCTCCTGAGGAAGATGAGGGTGAGTGACCCGTTGCAGTTCATGGATTTATTCTTTCAAAAAAAGCGTGAGGCTTGCGGGGCGTCCGGAGGGGAATGCCCCGCCAATCTTACTCGGTGATGACACAGGATACCGGGCTAATCTGGATCGCTCCCAGCGAGGGCAGCGGCCCGGCGCCAAGTGAATCTCACGCCTGCCCAATATCGCAAACGCTTCGGCGCGATGTTCAGGGCCTTGCAGTCGGGGGCCGAAACGTCCGGCTTATCAATAACGTATAGGCGAACGGGGATCCCTCATGGTGCCCCGAAACAACGTCGGCATCATGAGTGCCTATTTTTCCCTTTCTTCCCGTTGCTCTTCGAGCCATTCCTTAAGCCGCTCCTCGATCGCCGAGTCGGTCTGGAAGTCGCGGCCCGGTGCTTTTTGCGCCAGCTTGAGGTGGAGGATCGCATTGCGGGTCTGGCCGTCGGCGTAATAGGCTTCGGCCAGATAGCGGTGGGATTCGGCTTCGTTGCCGAGCTGGGAATGGGCTTGCGCCAGCAGCTCGTACACCTCCGGCGTTGCGGGAAAATGGAGCAGGTACTCCTGCAGCCTCTTGCGCGCCTCCGCCGGCTTGCCCGCCCGGACCAGGGTCTGGGCATAGCTCAGACCGAGTGCACGGTTGCCGGGGAAGCGCTTCAAGGCTTCCTCGTAAGCGGCCAGGGCAGCGGGATAATTCTTGGCCTCGCGCTCGGCATCGGCGAGCGCATTGTAGAATTGCGACTGCTCGGGGTAGAGGCGGATGAGCTCTTGGAGCATGGCCCTGCCTTGGCCGATCTTGCCCTGGGCGATCAGCGCCAAGGCCAGGCCGTAGCGGGCCACGTCCTGCTGCTGGCGGGTGCCGACATCGGAAATCGCGGTGAAATAGCTGACGCTTTCCTGAGGGTTGCGGGTCGTCTGGACGTGCAGCTTGGCCCGGATGATCTGGTAGGTGAACGAGTCCGGATATTGCTTGTAGGCGTATTGTTCGGCGCGTCCCCGCGTATCGGCGATACGGGACATGGTCACCGGATGGGTCAGCAGAAATTCCGGGGTGCTGCGTCCGGTGGCGAAGCGGGTCGACTGCTGCATCCGCTCGAAGAAGGTAGGCATGGCGCGGGGGTCGAAATCCGAGCTGGAGAGGATTTTCATGCCGACACGGTCGGCTTCCGCTTCGTTGTCTCGGGTAAAATTGATCTGAGCCTGCTGGTTGGCTGCCGATGCGGCGATGACGGCCGCCTGGCCCAACTGGCTGGAGCCGGTGCCGGCGCCCAGCAGCACCCCGGCCAGCATGGCGGCGGCGGTCGGCAGGGACAGCCGGCCGGCGGCTTGGAATGCGTCATACAGATGGCGCTGGGTGATGTGTGCGATTTCGTGCCCGAGCACCGAAGCCAGTTCGCTTTCGCTTTCCGTGGTGAGGACCAGTCCCGAATTGACGCCGATGTAGCCGCCGGGGCCGGCAAAGGCGTTGATCACCGGCTGGTTGACGACGAAGAAATGGAAGGCCTGTCCGGGCATATCGCTGTGTTCCACCAGTTTCCGGCCGAGCGCCTGGATGTAATCGGTGACTTCCGGGTCTTCGTTGATCTGTAACTGGTTGTGCAGGTTCCGGTAAAAGGCTTCGCCCAGCGCCTTCTCCTGCTGGGGTGTGAACAGCGTGCCGGTGGAGTCGCCCATGTCCGGCAATTCGAGGTTGAGCGGTTCGCCCGCGGTGGCGGGGACCGAAACGACCAAGAGCGCCGATAGTGCGGCGGTCCCCAGGCAGGCTGGCATGGATGCGAATCGGCGGGTGCGGGGAAAAGTCATGAATGGGGTCGGATACATGGGGCGGAAAACGGCTTGGAGCGGTTCGCGGCGGAGTCGGTGATCATGAAATTCGTCATACAGATCAATGCGAGCCCTCGCGAGGCTCAGGCGGCGAACACCGCGTATCAGTTTATCAAAGCCGCGCTGGCGAACGGACACGCTATCCTGCTGGTGTTCTTTTACTATGACGGCGTCTGCAACGCACAAGTTTCATCGTTTGCCGGCGAAGACGATCCCGCCGCCCGCTGGAGTTCCCTGGCGCGGGAGCACGGACTGGATCTGGTCCTGTGTGTCTCCGCGGCCCAGCGCCGGGGCCTGGTCTCGACGGAGGGCCGCGACGAAGGCTATCTCGCACCGGGTTTCCGCGTCGGCGGCCTCGGCCAGTGGGTGGATGCCTGCTTGAAAGCCGAGCGGGCGCTCACCTTCGCCGCATGAACCGGTCGAAGAGTTTCGTCTTCGTGGTGCGGCAGCCGCCTTTCTGCGGCGCCCGCAATGTCGAAATGCTGGACCAGATACTTGCGGCTACCGCGTTCGACCACCCGATCGACGTCTTGTTCCTTGACGACGGTGTGCTGCAGCTGCTTTCCGGCCAGCGCGCCGAATGCGCGGGGCTTCGCCCATTGGCGCCGGTGCTGCAGACCCTGGAGTTTTATGATGTCCGCGAAGTCGCGGCGGAAAGCGAGTCGCTCGCCGAGCGAGCGCTGTCCGCGGATCGGTTGGCCGTTCCGGTGCGGTTGCTGGCGCGGCGCGATGTTCCGGCCTGGATCGCCGGCCATGACCTCGCGGTGGGCTGCGGATGAGCGTGCTGCATCTGGTCAACGCGTCCCCTTTCGAGAGCGCCGCGCTCAGCCGGTGTCTGGCCCGGGCGGGCGAGGGCGACGCCGTGCTCTTGCTGGAAAACGGCGTCTACGGCGCTCTGGCCGGCTGCCGATTCTCGGATGAGGTCGCGGCGGCGGCGACGCGGCTGGATATCCGCGTGCTGGCGCCGGATCTCGACGCCCGCGGCCTTTGCGCATCGAATCTGCTGCAATCGCTCGACCGGGTGGGCTATGACGGTTTTGTCGAACTCGCCGTGCGGCATGAGCTTTCGCTGACATGGACATGAATCCACCCTTGCAGCTGGACCGCGACGGTTTCCTGCTGGACCCGCAGTGCTGGGACGAGCGCACGGCGGAACGCCTCGCCGAAACCATCGGCATCCGATTGACCGAGGCGCACTGGGAGATCGTCCGCTTTATCCGCGACTACCATCGTCGCTTCGATCATCTGCCGAACGCCCGCCTGTTCGTCAAGGCGATCCGGAAAACGCTGGGGGAAGCCAAAGGCAACAACCGTTATCTGCACGGCCTGTTTCCCGGCGGGCCGCTCAAACACGCCTGCCTGATCGCCGGCCTGCCCAAACCGCCGGGCTGCCTGTAGCGCCGGCGGCACGAGGCTGCGGTCTGCTAAAATCCGGCGGTTTTCCACCCATCGGGCGCACGTCTTGTATTCCAGGAGCAAACTTTTCTCGTCGCTGCCGAATTTTCGTCAGGCACATCGGGGTTGCGGCTTTGCCATGCCGCGACCGACGTCGTCCTGGGTATTCGAGAGCGGCTCCCTGACCCGGCGCTTGAAAGCCGCGTGCGGCGCCGACTTCAATGTTCGGGTGATCCGCCAGGGCTTCGCCCACCCGTTTCCGGACGAGGCCTTACTGCTGAAGCTCAGATCCGGCCGCCGCGCGCTGGTGCGCGAAGTCGAGCTGAGATCCGGCGAGTGTCCCTTGGTTCTGGCCCGCAGCGTGCTGCCGGTGCAAACCCTGAAGGGTGCCGGCCGCCGGCTGGCGCACCTGGGCAATCGCCCGCTGGGCGAAATCCTGTTCGCGTCACGGCGTCCGCGGCGTCATGGGTTCGAGGCGGCCCGGGTCGAGACCCGCCATTGGCATCCGGAGGTTCGCGCCGGATTGGGGTTGGCCACGCCGGTCTGGGGACGCCGTTCGGTCTATTCGATCGCCGGGAGGCCCTTGCTGGTCGCAGAGTTTTTCCTTCCCGCAGTGCTTTCCGTCACGGAGTCCGCATGAACGTCACGCCCTCGCTCGAATCGCGCGTCAGCGCCTACTGGCGCCTGATGCGCTTCGACAAACCCATCGGCATCTTGTTGCTGCTGTGGCCGGCTTTGTGGGCGTTGTGGATCGCGGGGCAGGGCCGTCCGGATGTCGGCGTGGCGGTGGTGATCGTGCTCGGCGTGATCCTGATGCGGGCGGCCGGCTGCGTCATCAACGACTACGCCGACCGGGATTTCGACCCGCACGTCGAGCGCACCCGGCTGCGGCCGATCGCGGCGGGGGAGGTCACGCCGAAGGAGGCGTTGGTCCTGTTTGTAGTCTTATGCCTCACCGCGTTCGGTTTGGTGCTGACGATGAACGGCCTGACCATCGCCCTGTCGGTGCCCGGCGCGTTCCTGGCCGCCTCGTATCCCTTCACCAAACGCTATACCCATCTGCCCCAGGCCTATCTCGGCCTGGCCTTCGGCTGGGCCATTCCCATGGCTTTCGCCGCCCAGACCGGGTCGATTCCGGCCGTGGCCTGGGCGCTGTACGCGGCGACCGTGCTGTGGGCGCTGATCTACGACACCATGTACGCCATGGTGGACCGGGAAGACGACCTGAAGATCGGAGTCAAATCGACGGCCATTCTGTTCGGAAAACATGACCGCGAAATCATCGGCGCCTTGCAGATCATCATGCTGGCGATCCTGTTCGGCATCGGTCGGTATCTGGGCTTAGGGTGGCCCTACGCGCTGGGCCTGGCTGCCGCGGCGGGATTTTCGGTCTACCAGCAGGTCCTGATATTCCGGCGGGAGAAACCCAAGTGCTTCCATGCCTTTCTCAATAATCATTGGTTCGGTGCGGCGGTGTTCGCCGGGCTGTTTGCCGATTACGCCTGGTCTGACTGAGCCGTCCGCTATCGAAGGCCGTTCGATCTCATTTGCCTCATGCAGCAGGACGGCCTTTTCAAACTGACGGAACCGCTGCCGCCAGCGGACATCCTCTGCATTCATCGCTTCACACCCGGTGCAGCACCAGTTCCAGCACCATCTTGCTGCCGAAATAAGCCAGCATCAGCGCGACGAAGCCGCCCAGGGTCCAGCGGATGGCGATCCTGCCCCGCCAGCCGCGGAACCAGCGGCCGCCGAGCAGGGCGGCGAATACGCCCCAGGCGGCGATGGACAAGACGGTCTTGTGGGCCAGATGCTGGGCGAACAGGTCTTCGACGAACAGGAAACCGGTGACCAAAGATACGCTGAGCAGGACGAACCCGGCGCCGATGAGCTGGAACAGCAGCTTCTCCATGGTCTGCAAGGGCGGCAGCGAGCGCACGAAGCCGCTGGCGTGGTGGGTCCGCAGCCGCCAGTCCTGCAGGGCGAGCAGGATCGCCTGCAGCGCGGCGATGTTGAGGAAGCTGTATGCGAGCATCGACACCACGATGTGCAGGCGCATCTCCAGAGAGTGGTTCTTCAGGACATGTTCCGTATCCGGCAGCGAAAGCTTGAGGACCAGGATCAGGGCGGCCATCGGAAATACCACGATGCCGAGTTTCTCGACCGGTCGGAACAGCGCCCCGGCCAGCAATACCGTCACGATCATCCAGGCCGCGGCGGACAGCGTGTTCAGAAAGCCGATGTTGAGGTCCCCTTCGGCGTCGAACAGCGTGGAGAGCGTCAGGGCATGACAGCCGCTCGCAACAAAGCCGAACACCAGGATCGCCCCCTTCTGGCGGCGGGTCTCCTCCGCGGAAAGGTAATCGGTGTGCAACGATGAGTAGATGGACGCGGCGGCGGCCAGATAGGCCAGGATCGCGGTGACGGCGAAGATCGTGGAATGCATACGGGGTCATGTCCTCCGGGGCGTAGTCTGGCATAATGCGCGGTCTGTTTGAAGCCGAGCGGACCGCGCCGGCACCCGAGTTACAAGATCAGGAAACAAGCCATGTTCGACAATCTGACCGACCGCCTTTCCGACTCCTTGCGCAAACTGCGCGGCCAGGGGCGTTTGACCGAAGCCAACATCCAGGACGCCCTGCGCGAAGTGCGCCAGGCGCTGCTCGAAGCCGACGTCGCGCTTCCGGTGGTGAAGGATTTCATCGAACAGGTGAAGGAACGGGCGCTGGGTCAGGAAGTCCAGAAGAGCCTCACCCCCGGTCAGGCCATGATCAAGATCGTCAACGACGAACTGGTGACGATCATGGGCAAGGCCAACGAGAAACTGAATCTCGCCACCCAGCCGCCGGCCGTGATCCTGATGGCGGGCCTGCAGGGGGCGGGCAAGACCACCACCGTCGCCAAGCTGGCGCGCTGGATCAAGGAGAACCTGCGCAAGTCCGTGCTGGTGGCCAGCGCCGACGTCTACCGTCCGGCTGCCATCCAGCAGCTCGAGACCCTGGCCGGTGAAGTGAAGGCGGAATTCTTCCCCAGCGACGTCACCCAGCAGCCGGTGGATATCGCCCTGCGCGCGATCGAGCACGCCAAGAAACGCTACCTCGACGTGGTCATCATCGACACTGCGGGCCGTTTGCACATCGACGAAGAGATGATGGGCGAGATCAAGGCCGTGCACGCCGCGATCAAGCCGATCGAGACCCTGTTCGTGGTCGACAGCATGACCGGCCAGGACGCCGCGAACACCGCCAAGGCCTTCCACGATGCCCTGCCGCTGACCGGCGTCATCCTGACCAAGACCGACGGCGATGCTCGAGGCGGCGCGGCGCTGTCGATCCGCCACATCACCGGCAAGCCGATCAAGTTCATGGGCGTGGGCGAGAAGACCGCCGCGCTGGAAATGTTCCATCCCGACCGCTTGGCTTCGCGCATCCTCGGCATGGGCGACGTGCTCTCGCTGATCGAGGACGTCGAGCGCACCATGGACAAGGCCAAGGCCGAAAAGCTCGCCAAGAAAATCCACAAGGGCCGCCGCTTCGACCTCAACGACTACCGCGACCAGCTGCTGCAGCTCAAGAACATGGGCGGCCTTGCCGCCATGCTGGACAAGCTGCCGGGCGTCGGCAACGTGCCCCAGCACGTCAAGGACAAGATCAACGACAAGGAAATGTATCAGCAGCTGGCGATGATCGACTCCATGACGCCCGGTGAGCGTTCCGACCCGGACATCATCAATCCCTCCCGCAAGCGCCGCATCTCGCTGGGCTCGGGCACCGACGTGCAGGACCTCAATCGCATGCTCAAGCAGCACGAGCAGATGCAGAAGATGATGAAGAAGCTCAAGGGCGGCAACATCATGAACATGATGAAAGGCATGAAAGGCCAGATGGGCCGCCGGATGCCGTTCTGAGCACCTGCCACCGTTTTCGTGGGGAATTTGGTCGCGGAATGCGCGCAAGATCACGAAGACATCAACGGCGTCGACCGGCTGGCAGGATCCAATGGACGGAGACTCGCAGGGATCGATCCCAAGAAGCGTGACAAGCCAACGGGTGGAGCTGGGCAAAGCAGGCCTTATCTGGGGTTCCGCCAAAAGGCTAGGCGCCCGGCCAGAACGCCGTCAATGCGTTGGCAAACCGACCAAACGACGGACGAACCAGAAAAACCCATCGTCTTGGCTCAGCAACTCTTCCGGCGGATTGTTGACGAATGTGAGCCAGCCATTTCTGGCCTCGAAATATCCCGTCTTGAGGATTTTTGGTGGAGGCGGTTGGAGTTGAATGAGCCGCACCTGAATGCGGATCAGATCGCGCAGGCCAGACCATTGAGTTGCACGATCTTCCCAGTGCTGGATGGATGGAGCAAGCATGTACTGGGCGCCAGATTCCGTACAGCGCTGGGCGCCTTCGATCTCATCGGTAGAATCAATCAATCGGGTTTGTGGGATCGGCATCGCCAGGGCGTTTTTCACTCGGACCGCTACTTCCTTTCCTGAGCCTTCATAGGGATCTCCCTGATAAACACCATCAATGGCAGACAGCACGCAAAGCCGACTTGCTGCCGTCAACCTAGGAACATGGCTCTCGGAGGAATAAATGGCATGGGTATAGGCGCATCCCCCGAGCTGCATTGCCAATGCGGGAACTATCCATTTTTTCATTTCATCATCTCCTGCAATTTACCAGTCAAAGCCCGTTTGCGTACGGGCCGAATTGCCCTCCCGGAGGATGTTCGTGACCTGTCGCTCGGTGAGGTGATAGCGCGCAGCCAGCTCGGCTCGCGTGGCGCCCTGAGCACGCTCTCGCCGCATGCGCTGGTTGCGCACATGCCGCCAATAGCCATCGCCCTTGGGTATTTCGAGCCGTTCGCCGCCGAACTCATCCGCGATGTTCCTCGCTGCCTCCCATCCCACGGTCTGCACCAGCGGATGGCTATCGGATAGATTGACCCGAAGCAGCCCTCCAAGCCGGCGACCACGAAGCGCTCGGCTATGGCGAGGGCGGCTGGGACCCCGGCAATGCGCTCAATGTCGGCCAATATGCCAGGCATCGACAGATCAGTCACGACCATGGAAGTTGCCGATCCGCCGCGTCAGGGCGTCGATTTGGCGTTGCAGCTCGTCGTTCGGGGCGGCGGCGTGGAGACGCTGGATCGTGGCCAAGCCGTTGCGGTCTTTCTTGAGGCCGTAGGCCGTCCAGAACTGGTCGAACCAGTTGCGGGACGGCTCGGCCAGCTTGGCGTACCAGTCCACCGCTTCGCGCGGGCCGGTCTGGCGCGGCGCGCCATAGCCCTTGGCGGTCAGGCATTCCCACAGCGCTTCAGCGTGGGCGATGGCGGCGTCGACACGGTCAGCGCGGGCAGGGCGCGGATGATGCACCTCTGGACGAAGGCACGTTTGGCGCTCACATGCGCCTCCCGTGCCGTTTGGCATCGTAGTTGAGCGCGGCGACGATTTTCCGCAGTTCGTGGTCGGTGCAGAATTCCAGCCTTTCGCGCTTACAGACCTTGCTGCAGATGCCGAGCGCATAGCCCCAAGGCCGGCCCGCCTCAAAGCTTTGGGGTTGGTTTGATCGGTGTCGCCGCCGGTTCCCAAGCTTGAGCTTGGGAACCGGCAATGACGACCGCGCCGCCGATCAGAACAATCCGCTGATCCTGCCGTTCTCGTCGACGTCGATGTGCTCCGCCGCCGGGACTTTCGGGAGGCCGGGCATGGTCATCATGTCGCCGGCGATGGCGACGATGAAGCCGGCGCCGTTGGCCAGGCGGACTTCGCGGATGGTGACGGTGTGGCCGGTCGGCGCGCCTTTGGCGTTGGGATCGGTGGAGAAGGACATCTGGGTCTTGGCCATGCACACCGGGTAATGCCCGTAATCGGCATTCCAGGCTTCGAGTTGGGCCTTGACCTTGGTGTCCGCGCCGATGCCGGCGGCGCCGTAGATTTGGGTGGCGATGGTTTCGATCTTGTTCCACAGCGGGGCTTCGTCGCCGTAGACGAAGGTATGCCGGCCCGGCTTGTGGTCGACGATGTCGGCAACCGTCTTGGCCAGCTCTTCCGCGCCTTTGCCGCCCTCGGCCCAATGCCGGGCGAGGACTGCCTTCACCCCCAGCGCCTGGCATTTTGTCATCAGCCACGCGATTTCGGCTTCGGTGTCGAAGCTGAAATGGTTGATCGAAACCACGCAGGGCAGGCCGTAATGTTCGCGGATGTTGTGGACGTGCCTTTCCAGGTTGGCGAAACCGGCTTCCAGCGCGGCGAGGTTTTCCTGGTTGAGGTTGTCCTTGGTGACGCCGCCATGGAATTTCAGGGCGCGGACGGTGGCGACCAGCACCACCGCGGCGGGGTTGAGCCCGGCCATGCGGCACTTGATGTCGATGAACTTCTCGGCGCCCAGGTCGGCGCCGAAGCCGGCTTCGGTCACCACGTAATCCGCCAGCTTCAACGCGGTCTGGGTGGCGGTGACGGTGTTGCAGCCGTGGGCGATGTTGGCGAACGGCCCGCCGTGAATGATGGCGATGTTGTTCTCCAGGGTCTGCACCAGATTCGGCTTGATGGCGTCCTTCAGCAGGGCGGCCATGGCGCCGTGGGCCTTGAGGTCGCGGGCGTAGACCGGGGTCTTGCCGTCGCTCTTGTAGCCGACGATGATGCGGCCCAGCCGTTCCTTCAGGTCGGCCATGCTGGTGGCCAGGCACAGGATGGCCATCACTTCGGAGGCCACCACGATGTCGAAACCGTCCTCGCGCAGATAGCCGTTGGCGGTGCCGCCCATGCCGACCACGATCTTGCGCAGGGCGCGGTCGTTCATGTCGACCACGCGCTTCCACTGGATGCGGCGGGGGTCTAGCCCCAACGCATTGCCGTGGTTGATGTGGTTGTCGATCAGGGCCGAGAGCAGGTTATGGGCGACGCCGACGGCATGGAAGTCGCCCGTGAAATGCAGGTTGATGTCCTCCATCGGCACCACTTGGGCATGGCCGCCGCCGGCCGCGCCGCCTTTGACGCCGAAGCAGGGGCCGAGCGAGGGTTCTCGCAGGCACATCACGGTCTTCTTGCCGATCCGGTTCAGCGCATCGCCCAGGCCGACCGTGGTCGTGGTCTTGCCTTCGCCGGCCGGGGTCGGGCTGATGGCGGTGACCAGGATGAGCTTGCCGTCGGGCCGGTCCTTGAGGCTGTCGATGTAGTCCAGCGCGATCTTGGCTTTGTAATGCCCGTAAGGGTCGAGGCTGGCGGCGGGAATTCCTAATTTCTCGCGGGCCAAGTCAATGATGGGCAGCATCTTGGCGCGCTGCGCGATTTCGATATCGGACATCGGGGTTCCTCTTGTTCATCTGCGGGTCAGGCTGCCGCTTCCGGGCCTGATTCGGGGCGCCATCTTATCAAGTTGGCGAGGGGGAGGCAGCAGCGGGGCGCGGGACGCAGGTCCGCGCTTCCTCTTCCTTGGCGCGAGTCCTCACCGTCCGTCCGGATCGAGATCGTTCAGCCCCTTGAGAACCGAAGCGTAGACTTCGGGGGAGACGCCCATTTCTCCCCGGAAAGGATTGTCCAGCGCGGCGATGAGGAATATCACGAATCCCAGGAACAGCGAGAAAATCCCCGTGAGAAGCAGATGGGTCTTGAGCGAGGGCAGGTGGAACATGTACGTCAGCATGATGGACAGGATGGCGCCGGCCAGGATGACAACCCAGAATACCGGATGTTGCCCGATCCTCGCTCCTACTTTTACCGATCTTGTCGACCCCCGATGAAGAACATCACGCCTCCTGGTTCATGATCTCAACGTATCCAATCAACTCCGCCGAATAACTGCCATCCCCCTTCGCGGCTCCTTTGTGTTTCAGTTCCCGTTGGAGGGCTGGCTCAACGGCGTGGGTGAACAGGTCACTTCGCTGCTCGGGTCGGAACAGCGGTGCGGCGGGTGATGCTTGCAGGTACTTCTCGCACAGGCGCTCAACCACCGGAACGCGCGTGCCGTCCTGTTTGACCGCAATCGGCTGCACGACCACGCGGCGTTCTCCCTTGCCTGTAGATGTTTCAACCATCCACAGCGACAGCAACACCGGCTCATCCACGTCGCCCATCACGGCAATGCCGACATCCTCCGGCGGCACGTTACGCCAGCGTCCAAGTTCTTCCTGGATCAGCAGGTGGTCGAGGCCGAGCAACTCCACATCATCTCGGCTCGTGGCGGTGTCGCGGTTCAACGTGAAACGGGCGCGGCGAATCCCCTCCACAGTGACGAGGTCGTAGGTTGCATCGTCCACCTTGATCAGCTTCTGCTGGCGATCCGCGACCGCCGCCGACAGAAAGCGCATCAGCCGATCCAGACTAGACGACACGTCCGAGAAGGGCTTGTAGTCGTCGAGACTGAATCCGTCGAGGTCTTGGAATAGGTCGAATACCACCTGCCGTGCTTCGCGGGAGTTCGACAGCGCCGCCTCCAACTCCACCTGCGTGCGCTTCAGCTCCGGGTCGGACAGCGCCTCTTGATATAGGCGGTCGTAATTCAATCGTTCCGACAACTGCCCAAGAATCTGCGCGCGCAGGTCTTCGGCCACGTTGCCCTGGTCATCCACCTTGCCGACTGTGCGCGCGATCTCGGTCAGCTTCTCGTCGAGGAGCAGGAAGATGCGGCCTTCGATGGTGTCCGACAGTACGAGGTTGTAGACCTGCGCGGTGTGGTTCTGGCCGTAGCGGTGGATGCGCCCGATGCGCTGCTCCATATCCATCGGGTTCCACGGCAGGTCGAAGTTGAACAAAATGCGCGCGAACTGCAGGTTGATGCCTTCGCGCCCGGCCGCCGTGCAGACCAGCACGCGTGGGCCGTCCTTCAGGCGAAAGCGCCGCTCCGCCGCCACCTTCGCGCCGTGGTCGCCGCCGCGCAGCACGGCGACGCCCTGACCGGGAAAGGTCTGCTCGATTTCGCGGGCGATCATGTCCACCGTGCCGAGGTAGGTGGCGAAGATCACGATCTTCTCGTTCGGGTTTTGCCGCCACAGCGTGCCCAAGCCATCGAGCAGTTTTTGCATCTTGGTCTCGCGCTCTGCCGGGAACACCCGCAGCAGGTCGCCAATGCGCAGGCGCTCTTCCGGCAGGTGCAGGTTCACGACCGCCGACGCGGCCTCTTCCGCGTGTGTGGCCGAATACTCGCTGCCGTAAGGGTCTGAGGCCAGCTCAAGCGCCTCTTCGTCCAGCTTTTTGACCAGCCGATACTTCAGGTCGGCCAGCACGCGATCCACCTCGCTGCGTCCGATGCTGTCGCGCGGCAGGGCGAACTCCTCGTGGATCAGTTCGCGTGCCTCTTCGGTCAGGCGCTCGCGGCCTTCGATGTCCAGTTCCTTGTCTCGCAGATACGCCTCGTGCAGCGTCAGCATCAACAAGCGGCGCTTGAGCGTGCGGCGCACGGCGGCAAAGCTCGAGGCCGCGATTTTCTGGAAGATCGCCATCAGGAAGCCCAGCGCACGCCCCTGGTTGCCTTGCCGGCGTGCGAGGTCGAATCCGTCCTGCAGGTACTCGCGCAGCTTCTCGTAGAACTGCCGCTCGGCCTGGTTCATCACGAAGGACTCGGTGTGAACCCATCGCCGCGCAAACAGTGGCGAGCCATCAAGCTGACAGGCGTCAGCCTTGGTACGGCGAAACATCACCGTGTTGAGCCGGTGCCGCTCCTCCACCATCTCCTCGGGGCTGCGGAACAGGGTGGGGTTCAGCAGTTGCACCAGCATCCAGAACTGGAAGTGGTTGCCTTGATGCGGCGTGGCCGACAGCAGCACGAGGTCGCGGGAGTGATCCTTCAGCGCCTCGGCTAGCTTGTAGTTCTCGGTCTTGCGCACCTTGCCCCCGGTCTTATAGGCAGTGAGGTGGTGCGCTTCGTCGAACACCACCAGATCCCAACGTGGCGCGTCCACTAGCCGCTTGATGCGCGCCGGGCGTTTCAAGGTGTCGATGCTGGCGATCAATCGGTCGTGCTTGGCGAAGGCATTGCTCTTGCGGTCGGTAATGTCACCCTCGGAGCCGAATACCTCGAAGTCGAGGTTGAACACCTCGTTCAACTCTCGGTGCCAGTTGTTTACGAGGCCCGCAGGCACCACCATCAAGGCACGCGCCAGCTCGCCCCGGCTGGCCAACTCGCGCAGGATCAGCGCGGTTTCGATGGTCTTACCCAGGCCGACCTCGTCGGCGATCAAGTAGCGCCGGGGTGATGCGGTGGCGATGCGGTGCGTCAGCACCACCTGATGCGGCAGCAGATCGATT from Methylococcus geothermalis encodes:
- the ffh gene encoding signal recognition particle protein, encoding MFDNLTDRLSDSLRKLRGQGRLTEANIQDALREVRQALLEADVALPVVKDFIEQVKERALGQEVQKSLTPGQAMIKIVNDELVTIMGKANEKLNLATQPPAVILMAGLQGAGKTTTVAKLARWIKENLRKSVLVASADVYRPAAIQQLETLAGEVKAEFFPSDVTQQPVDIALRAIEHAKKRYLDVVIIDTAGRLHIDEEMMGEIKAVHAAIKPIETLFVVDSMTGQDAANTAKAFHDALPLTGVILTKTDGDARGGAALSIRHITGKPIKFMGVGEKTAALEMFHPDRLASRILGMGDVLSLIEDVERTMDKAKAEKLAKKIHKGRRFDLNDYRDQLLQLKNMGGLAAMLDKLPGVGNVPQHVKDKINDKEMYQQLAMIDSMTPGERSDPDIINPSRKRRISLGSGTDVQDLNRMLKQHEQMQKMMKKLKGGNIMNMMKGMKGQMGRRMPF
- a CDS encoding DUF4823 domain-containing protein, which translates into the protein MKKWIVPALAMQLGGCAYTHAIYSSESHVPRLTAASRLCVLSAIDGVYQGDPYEGSGKEVAVRVKNALAMPIPQTRLIDSTDEIEGAQRCTESGAQYMLAPSIQHWEDRATQWSGLRDLIRIQVRLIQLQPPPPKILKTGYFEARNGWLTFVNNPPEELLSQDDGFFWFVRRLVGLPTH
- a CDS encoding Mor transcription activator family protein; the encoded protein is MGWEAARNIADEFGGERLEIPKGDGYWRHVRNQRMRRERAQGATRAELAARYHLTERQVTNILREGNSARTQTGFDW
- a CDS encoding formate--tetrahydrofolate ligase, coding for MSDIEIAQRAKMLPIIDLAREKLGIPAASLDPYGHYKAKIALDYIDSLKDRPDGKLILVTAISPTPAGEGKTTTTVGLGDALNRIGKKTVMCLREPSLGPCFGVKGGAAGGGHAQVVPMEDINLHFTGDFHAVGVAHNLLSALIDNHINHGNALGLDPRRIQWKRVVDMNDRALRKIVVGMGGTANGYLREDGFDIVVASEVMAILCLATSMADLKERLGRIIVGYKSDGKTPVYARDLKAHGAMAALLKDAIKPNLVQTLENNIAIIHGGPFANIAHGCNTVTATQTALKLADYVVTEAGFGADLGAEKFIDIKCRMAGLNPAAVVLVATVRALKFHGGVTKDNLNQENLAALEAGFANLERHVHNIREHYGLPCVVSINHFSFDTEAEIAWLMTKCQALGVKAVLARHWAEGGKGAEELAKTVADIVDHKPGRHTFVYGDEAPLWNKIETIATQIYGAAGIGADTKVKAQLEAWNADYGHYPVCMAKTQMSFSTDPNAKGAPTGHTVTIREVRLANGAGFIVAIAGDMMTMPGLPKVPAAEHIDVDENGRISGLF
- a CDS encoding bestrophin-like domain, producing MLTYMFHLPSLKTHLLLTGIFSLFLGFVIFLIAALDNPFRGEMGVSPEVYASVLKGLNDLDPDGR